A region of Gemmatimonadota bacterium DNA encodes the following proteins:
- a CDS encoding LLM class flavin-dependent oxidoreductase, translating to MNYGMFIMPFHDPVKPAAQCHDEDLELIVRCEELGFTEFWIGEHHTMKYENIVLPEAFIGKALAMTHSIRLGTAPTCLPYHHPAHVASRLAFMDQLSHGRLNLCFGPGSVTTDLELYKIDPKLNSAMAAESAEMILQIWSQDPPYHLKGRFWEIDLEENVDRDTLIGYIHKPLQQPHPPICAPGMSMNSSTMKLAGEKGWFPISANISPGNVVADNWRVYEQAALEAGRTPDRKDWRVSRSIFLADSKEEAARKVRNNSLGRGFEYLGGLFDQGLGRKMLKRDPDMPDSECNLDYLMTEQIIHGDVDEVVRRLDLLREETGDFGTLILMGYDWDDKDSWLRSMDLFVREVMPRM from the coding sequence ATGAACTACGGCATGTTCATCATGCCCTTCCACGACCCGGTCAAACCTGCGGCGCAGTGCCACGACGAGGACCTTGAGCTCATCGTGCGCTGCGAGGAACTGGGATTCACCGAGTTCTGGATCGGCGAGCACCACACCATGAAGTACGAGAACATCGTCCTGCCCGAGGCCTTCATCGGCAAGGCCCTGGCCATGACCCACTCCATCCGGCTCGGTACCGCGCCCACCTGCCTGCCCTATCACCACCCCGCCCACGTGGCCAGCCGGCTGGCCTTCATGGACCAGCTCTCCCACGGGCGGCTGAACCTGTGCTTCGGCCCTGGCAGCGTGACGACGGACCTGGAGCTTTACAAGATCGATCCTAAACTCAACAGCGCCATGGCCGCCGAATCGGCCGAGATGATCCTGCAGATCTGGAGCCAGGACCCGCCCTATCACCTGAAAGGCCGCTTCTGGGAGATCGACCTGGAAGAAAACGTGGACCGCGACACGCTGATCGGCTACATCCACAAGCCCCTGCAGCAGCCCCATCCGCCCATATGCGCCCCGGGGATGAGCATGAACTCCTCCACCATGAAGCTCGCGGGCGAGAAGGGCTGGTTTCCCATCAGCGCGAACATATCCCCGGGCAACGTCGTGGCCGACAACTGGCGGGTGTACGAGCAGGCGGCCCTTGAAGCCGGACGTACGCCGGACCGCAAGGACTGGCGCGTCTCCCGCAGCATCTTCCTCGCGGACAGCAAGGAGGAAGCGGCGCGGAAAGTACGCAACAATTCCCTGGGACGGGGCTTCGAATACCTCGGCGGCCTCTTCGACCAGGGGCTGGGCCGGAAGATGCTCAAGCGGGACCCGGACATGCCCGATTCGGAATGCAACCTGGACTACCTGATGACGGAACAGATCATCCACGGCGACGTGGACGAGGTCGTCCGGCGGCTGGACCTGTTGCGGGAGGAGACCGGCGATTTCGGCACGCTGATCCTCATGGGGTACGACTGGGACGACAAGGATTCCTGGCTCCGCAGCATGGACCTCTTCGTCCGCGAAGTGATGCCGCGCATGTAA
- a CDS encoding LLM class flavin-dependent oxidoreductase, with product QKPHPPLSVPVIMRDSAGTRIAGQKGYSPFSHHMVAANVLANHWETYANGAQSAGQEPDRRKWKISRNIFVAETTKEARERARNNSLGKCLDYIMKLTDLGPGRAFWKRDLDMPDSECTLDYMMDEQVIAGDPDECVRQLHRMMEETGEFGTFIMTAHDWDDREAWINSLELFAKEVMPRFNRSLGYA from the coding sequence GCAGAAACCCCACCCGCCCCTGTCCGTGCCCGTGATCATGCGAGATTCGGCCGGGACCCGCATCGCGGGCCAGAAGGGCTATTCTCCCTTCAGTCACCACATGGTCGCCGCGAACGTGCTGGCGAACCACTGGGAGACCTACGCAAATGGCGCGCAATCCGCCGGACAGGAGCCGGACCGGCGCAAGTGGAAGATCTCCCGCAACATCTTCGTGGCGGAGACGACAAAGGAAGCCCGCGAAAGGGCGCGGAACAATTCCCTGGGCAAATGCCTGGATTACATCATGAAGCTCACGGACCTCGGACCGGGACGGGCGTTCTGGAAACGGGACCTGGACATGCCCGACTCCGAATGCACCCTGGACTACATGATGGACGAGCAGGTCATCGCCGGCGACCCCGATGAGTGCGTGCGGCAGCTGCACCGCATGATGGAGGAGACGGGCGAATTCGGCACATTCATCATGACCGCCCACGACTGGGACGACCGGGAGGCCTGGATCAACAGCCTGGAACTGTTCGCGAAAGAAGTCATGCCTCGGTTCAACCGGTCGCTGGGCTACGCCTGA
- a CDS encoding creatininase family protein, which produces MKGPRLPYRYDHYTWVELKEKVEDQPAVILPVGSTEDHGYHMPLDVDTFLVSSVCEGAAKLIPDEVLILPALPYGFEDHHMDFPGTITVRDDHLQDFVVDITRSVAHHGFRKILIVNGHGSNATILETASRRTVIETDAHCGTLNWWSVAQSKLWEIGDSELQSHADEIETSVYRYLNDDAIQMDKAVREVKIPVSKYYWRGWIRGKGASPLRMMDQWSRISDSGVIGDATVATVEKGEELYRAASEELAGLIQEFRALPIEPRVDRH; this is translated from the coding sequence ATGAAGGGTCCACGCCTCCCCTACCGCTACGATCACTACACCTGGGTCGAACTGAAGGAGAAAGTCGAGGACCAGCCCGCCGTCATCCTGCCCGTCGGGTCCACGGAGGACCACGGCTACCACATGCCCCTGGACGTGGACACGTTCCTGGTGAGCAGCGTGTGCGAAGGCGCCGCGAAGCTCATCCCGGACGAAGTGCTGATCCTGCCGGCCCTGCCCTACGGGTTCGAGGACCATCACATGGACTTCCCCGGGACGATCACCGTGCGGGACGACCACCTGCAGGACTTCGTCGTGGACATCACCCGGAGCGTGGCCCACCACGGCTTCCGGAAGATCCTCATCGTCAACGGCCACGGTTCCAACGCCACCATCCTGGAGACGGCCTCGCGCCGGACGGTCATCGAGACGGACGCCCACTGCGGGACGCTTAACTGGTGGAGCGTGGCGCAGTCGAAACTCTGGGAAATCGGCGACTCCGAACTCCAGTCCCACGCCGACGAGATCGAGACCTCGGTCTACCGCTACCTCAACGACGACGCGATCCAGATGGACAAGGCGGTGCGGGAGGTGAAGATCCCCGTGTCCAAGTACTACTGGCGCGGCTGGATCCGCGGCAAGGGCGCCTCTCCCCTGCGCATGATGGACCAGTGGTCCCGGATCTCCGACTCCGGCGTCATCGGCGATGCCACCGTCGCCACCGTGGAGAAGGGCGAGGAACTCTACCGTGCGGCCTCGGAGGAACTGGCCGGCCTGATCCAGGAATTCCGCGCACTGCCCATCGAGCCCCGGGTGGACCGGCACTGA